The following are encoded in a window of Actinomyces oris genomic DNA:
- a CDS encoding VWA domain-containing protein has protein sequence MKPVPIIGDFAFIPVTWWLLVLLLAAALTGLLVVARRRLVRDDAEPAARRAWWRRLAIVVVIVLALAGPAIRGSEAISVSNVEIYMVVDRTGSMAAEDYQGKGPDGVDQSASTRLDGVRADMRAIREAFPDSRFSIIALDNTAARELPLTHDTNAVDAWIGSFKQEVSGHATGSSLEVALPMLGLTLAQARQSDPKDIRLVYIFSDGEATDNGRGAQAADNAGISWQSLAGLIDGGAVLGYGSTEGGKMRSYDGSPSTGEHTQSDYITDGQGGQPGVSKIDADELQKVAKDLGLPYFHRTGGSGDDPTSKFTNLDIEAVTSDGRAKTNARVYLTWPLGLIAFGLLLWEILDLMRADRRLRLLMGRGR, from the coding sequence ATGAAGCCGGTTCCAATCATCGGGGACTTCGCGTTCATCCCGGTCACCTGGTGGCTCCTCGTCCTGCTCCTGGCGGCCGCCCTGACGGGGCTGCTCGTCGTGGCCCGACGCCGGCTGGTCCGTGACGATGCCGAGCCGGCCGCGCGCCGGGCCTGGTGGAGGCGCCTGGCCATCGTCGTCGTCATCGTGCTGGCGCTGGCGGGGCCGGCGATCCGCGGCAGCGAGGCGATCAGCGTCTCCAACGTGGAGATCTACATGGTGGTGGACCGCACCGGCTCCATGGCCGCGGAGGACTACCAGGGCAAGGGGCCCGACGGCGTCGACCAGTCGGCCTCCACCAGGCTCGACGGCGTGCGCGCGGATATGCGGGCCATCCGCGAGGCCTTCCCGGACTCGCGCTTCTCCATCATCGCCCTGGACAACACCGCGGCCCGGGAGTTGCCGCTGACTCACGACACCAACGCCGTCGACGCCTGGATCGGCTCCTTCAAGCAGGAGGTCTCAGGCCACGCCACCGGCTCCTCGCTGGAGGTGGCGCTTCCGATGCTGGGGCTGACGCTGGCGCAGGCCCGCCAGTCCGACCCCAAGGACATCCGCCTCGTCTACATCTTCTCCGACGGGGAGGCCACCGACAACGGCCGCGGCGCTCAGGCGGCCGACAACGCCGGCATCTCCTGGCAGTCCCTGGCCGGGCTCATCGACGGCGGCGCGGTGCTGGGCTACGGCTCGACCGAGGGCGGCAAGATGCGCAGCTACGACGGCTCGCCGTCCACCGGCGAGCACACCCAGTCCGACTACATCACCGACGGCCAGGGCGGGCAGCCCGGGGTGTCGAAGATCGACGCCGACGAGCTCCAGAAGGTGGCCAAGGACCTGGGGCTGCCCTACTTCCACCGCACCGGCGGCTCGGGGGATGACCCGACGAGCAAGTTCACCAACCTCGACATCGAGGCCGTCACCTCCGACGGGCGGGCCAAGACCAACGCCCGGGTGTACCTGACCTGGCCACTGGGACTCATCGCCTTCGGTCTGCTGCTGTGGGAGATCCTCGACCTCATGCGAGCCGACCGTCGCCTGCGTCTTCTCATGGGAAGGGGACGATGA
- a CDS encoding AAA family ATPase: MSMQPEHRAQPGSQPGGWGSGQQYGQPSGQPVAQQAGQPTGSSAGQGTAASAQQPPSVPPQVDPQAAGAPSAPTASSRMTVPGYPSGPAAPAEEKVDTGPLPSREALRREAKAASSRRGAGDADVERAAELLTSVANIFSQRVVGQEQLRTALVTALMSSGHILLESVPGLAKTTAAQTLASAVSGSFRRIQCTPDLMPNDIVGTQILNSSTGEMTTQLGPVHANIVLLDEINRSSAKTQSAMLEAMQERQTSIGGVVYPLPHPFMVLATQNPIEEEGTYVLPEAQMDRFLMKEVLTYPRPSEEADVLDRISNGTFDQPVTGRPISTGDVEWLQRAAERVYVDPVIKQYIVALINTSRGGGPRPVPGLDRQVRVGASPRGGIALMKVAQAVALQEGRTYVIPDDVRLLRHGVLRHRLVLTYDALADGVAPEAIIDAIFAAVPTP, encoded by the coding sequence ATGAGCATGCAGCCCGAGCACCGCGCCCAACCCGGCAGTCAGCCGGGTGGCTGGGGCAGTGGCCAGCAATACGGTCAGCCGAGCGGCCAGCCGGTGGCCCAACAGGCCGGTCAGCCCACCGGCTCCTCCGCGGGGCAGGGGACTGCGGCCTCGGCGCAGCAGCCGCCGTCGGTCCCTCCTCAGGTCGACCCGCAGGCCGCCGGGGCCCCCTCCGCGCCGACCGCGTCATCCAGGATGACGGTTCCCGGCTACCCCTCCGGCCCGGCGGCGCCGGCCGAGGAGAAGGTCGACACCGGCCCCCTGCCCTCCCGTGAGGCACTGCGCCGCGAGGCCAAGGCAGCCTCCAGCCGTCGAGGCGCCGGGGACGCCGACGTGGAGCGCGCTGCTGAGCTGCTGACATCCGTGGCCAACATCTTCTCCCAGCGCGTCGTCGGTCAGGAGCAGCTGCGCACGGCCCTGGTGACCGCTCTCATGTCCAGTGGTCACATCCTGCTGGAGTCGGTGCCGGGCCTGGCCAAGACCACCGCCGCCCAGACGCTGGCCTCGGCCGTCTCCGGCTCCTTCCGGCGCATCCAGTGCACGCCCGACCTCATGCCCAACGACATCGTGGGCACCCAGATCCTCAACTCCTCCACCGGCGAGATGACCACCCAGCTGGGGCCGGTCCACGCCAACATCGTCCTGCTCGATGAGATCAACCGCTCCAGCGCCAAGACCCAGTCGGCCATGCTCGAGGCCATGCAGGAGCGTCAGACCTCCATCGGCGGCGTCGTCTACCCGCTGCCCCACCCCTTCATGGTCCTGGCCACCCAGAACCCCATCGAGGAGGAGGGCACCTACGTCCTGCCCGAGGCGCAGATGGACCGGTTCCTCATGAAGGAGGTGCTCACCTACCCGCGGCCCTCGGAGGAGGCCGACGTCCTGGACCGCATCTCCAACGGGACCTTCGACCAGCCCGTGACCGGACGCCCCATCTCCACTGGCGACGTCGAGTGGCTGCAGCGGGCCGCCGAGCGGGTCTACGTCGATCCCGTCATCAAGCAGTACATCGTCGCCCTCATCAACACCTCCCGCGGCGGGGGCCCGCGGCCCGTGCCCGGCCTGGACCGTCAGGTGCGGGTGGGGGCCTCCCCTCGTGGCGGCATCGCGCTCATGAAGGTGGCCCAGGCCGTCGCCCTCCAGGAGGGGCGCACCTACGTCATCCCCGACGACGTCCGCCTGCTGCGCCACGGAGTGCTGCGCCACCGGCTGGTGCTCACCTATGACGCCCTGGCCGACGGAGTCGCGCCCGAGGCGATCATCGACGCCATCTTCGCGGCCGTCCCCACGCCCTGA
- a CDS encoding VWA domain-containing protein, whose amino-acid sequence MVMLWLFIVLLVIAAAAIIAVFIIDRRSGLGSSSKAPKRSRMPWSRTGEDQAVELPRRLANSASLFQLPAVRKRIRAQRWLHALLAVMLVSGLVSAAAIAGRPVRVIERSDALANRDIVLCLDVSTSMVRIDSSVLTTFSEILEDFDGERVGIVAWNSAAQTIVPLTDDYELLRDQLTELGDVLDIDPENVTYKQQLAYQEAFGGTVNTSINGSSLAGDGLASCAQAFDNQGLERSRSIILATDNQVIDPDNEQIYPLPDAAKLLAERKIRLFSIYGADEDQPYQNLLDKTPEESREELKTVTEEQGKGRFYDVEDSGTGGQIVKELEKTEVSALGGRKQTRRTDVPQRLVITLSLVLLGYLGLTTWRRA is encoded by the coding sequence ATGGTGATGCTCTGGTTGTTCATCGTTCTCCTTGTCATCGCCGCCGCGGCGATCATCGCGGTCTTCATCATCGACCGCCGCTCCGGCCTGGGCTCCTCCTCCAAGGCGCCCAAGCGCTCCAGGATGCCCTGGAGCCGGACGGGCGAGGATCAGGCCGTCGAGCTGCCCCGACGTCTGGCCAACTCTGCGAGCCTGTTCCAGCTGCCGGCGGTGCGCAAGCGCATCCGAGCCCAGCGCTGGCTGCACGCGCTCCTGGCGGTCATGCTGGTCTCGGGTCTGGTGAGCGCCGCCGCCATCGCCGGTCGGCCCGTGCGCGTCATCGAGCGCTCCGACGCCCTGGCCAACCGTGACATCGTCCTGTGCCTGGACGTATCGACGTCGATGGTCAGGATCGACTCCTCGGTCCTGACGACCTTCTCCGAGATCCTGGAGGACTTCGACGGCGAGAGGGTGGGGATCGTGGCCTGGAACTCGGCCGCGCAGACCATCGTGCCGCTCACGGACGACTATGAGCTGCTGCGTGACCAGCTCACCGAGCTGGGCGACGTGCTGGACATCGACCCTGAGAACGTCACCTACAAGCAGCAGCTCGCCTACCAGGAGGCCTTCGGTGGCACGGTGAACACCAGCATCAACGGCTCCTCCCTGGCCGGTGACGGGCTCGCCTCCTGCGCCCAGGCCTTCGACAACCAGGGCCTGGAGCGCTCCCGTTCCATCATCCTGGCCACCGACAACCAGGTCATCGACCCTGACAACGAGCAGATCTACCCCCTGCCCGATGCGGCCAAGCTCCTGGCCGAGCGCAAGATCCGTCTGTTCTCCATCTACGGCGCCGACGAGGACCAGCCCTACCAGAACCTGCTCGACAAGACTCCCGAGGAGTCCCGTGAGGAGCTCAAGACCGTCACCGAGGAACAGGGCAAGGGGCGCTTCTACGATGTGGAGGACTCCGGCACCGGCGGGCAGATCGTCAAGGAGCTGGAGAAGACCGAGGTCTCCGCGCTCGGGGGCCGCAAGCAGACCCGTCGCACCGACGTCCCCCAGCGGCTCGTCATCACGCTCTCACTGGTGCTTCTGGGCTACCTGGGACTGACTACCTGGAGGCGAGCATGA
- a CDS encoding glycosyltransferase 87 family protein has product MASAPVATILGWLALLVPAYWSMVDEHGQWLFKLDSFVYYEAVRQWLDGGDLYSWYANPGQHLWPFTYTPLAAWVIAPLTWMSYQSATVLLIAATPLCAAVTAYAVLRRLAVAPRMARTLAPWLALIGVIALEPFPKTMEYAQVNAILMALVAVDLFLVPERSRWRGALSGLAAAIKLTPAVAILVLLARREWRAAATMAGSAVGLTLLAALAAPAESWEFFTSAMWDPGRAGFADYSGNQNLKGAIARGLPESTWNLTWATCSLLAVVAAWFLCRRLDRLRGAGGAAGGPGQDDGLILSLQISVVMVLGLLISPISWSHHWVWCLPVLMSVAAATWRWRSTALGVAGAAGFLVFVLAMQWWFPEQNHVEQNWPAWAKAVGSSYTWWALGCGAVLWWVSGRRLKALHR; this is encoded by the coding sequence GTGGCCTCCGCGCCCGTCGCCACCATTCTGGGATGGCTGGCCCTGCTGGTGCCCGCCTACTGGTCCATGGTGGATGAGCACGGCCAGTGGCTGTTCAAGCTGGACTCCTTCGTCTACTACGAGGCCGTCCGTCAGTGGCTCGACGGCGGGGACCTCTACAGCTGGTACGCCAACCCCGGCCAGCACCTGTGGCCCTTCACCTACACACCCCTGGCGGCCTGGGTGATCGCGCCCCTGACCTGGATGTCGTACCAGTCGGCCACCGTGCTGCTGATCGCGGCCACGCCGCTGTGCGCCGCGGTGACCGCCTATGCGGTTCTCAGGCGGCTGGCTGTCGCACCCCGGATGGCCCGTACCCTGGCACCGTGGCTGGCGCTCATCGGGGTCATCGCCCTGGAGCCCTTCCCCAAGACCATGGAGTACGCGCAGGTCAACGCCATTCTCATGGCGCTGGTGGCCGTGGACCTGTTCCTGGTTCCTGAGCGCTCGCGCTGGCGCGGGGCCCTCAGCGGCCTGGCCGCCGCGATCAAGCTGACGCCGGCAGTTGCGATCCTGGTGCTCCTGGCGCGCCGGGAGTGGCGGGCGGCAGCCACCATGGCGGGCAGCGCCGTCGGGCTGACGCTCCTGGCCGCCCTGGCGGCACCCGCCGAGTCCTGGGAGTTCTTCACCTCGGCCATGTGGGATCCGGGGCGCGCCGGTTTCGCCGACTACTCGGGCAATCAGAACCTCAAGGGGGCGATCGCTCGGGGCCTGCCGGAGTCCACCTGGAACCTCACCTGGGCGACATGCTCTCTGCTCGCCGTGGTGGCGGCCTGGTTCCTGTGCCGCCGGCTGGACCGGCTGCGGGGTGCCGGCGGCGCGGCCGGGGGTCCCGGGCAGGACGACGGCCTGATCCTGTCCCTTCAGATCAGCGTGGTCATGGTGCTCGGCCTGCTCATCTCCCCCATCTCCTGGTCGCACCACTGGGTGTGGTGCCTGCCCGTGCTCATGTCGGTCGCGGCGGCGACCTGGCGCTGGCGCTCGACCGCGCTCGGCGTGGCCGGCGCCGCCGGGTTCCTCGTCTTCGTGCTGGCGATGCAGTGGTGGTTCCCCGAGCAGAACCACGTGGAGCAGAACTGGCCCGCCTGGGCCAAGGCCGTCGGCTCGAGCTACACCTGGTGGGCCCTGGGCTGCGGGGCCGTCCTGTGGTGGGTGAGCGGCCGGCGGCTCAAGGCCCTGCACCGCTGA
- a CDS encoding NUDIX domain-containing protein, whose protein sequence is MSDSDTGRASRLVVAAAVLDDLAHPTTLLCAARSYPPEHAGQFELPGGKVEPAERPEQALARELDEEIGLSAHLGPELVVPRQLAVPPPPDSAPGDDAPAWPAMHGFRMRVWLAEPARPGDRGRVGGDHQRLEWVRLDPTDQLRRLPWLEADLPIIDALVGALGR, encoded by the coding sequence GTGAGCGACTCCGATACGGGGCGGGCCTCCCGACTCGTCGTGGCGGCCGCGGTCCTGGACGACCTGGCGCATCCGACCACCCTGCTGTGCGCGGCCCGCTCCTACCCGCCTGAGCACGCCGGTCAGTTCGAGCTCCCCGGTGGCAAGGTCGAGCCCGCAGAGCGGCCCGAGCAGGCCCTGGCCCGCGAGCTGGACGAGGAGATCGGCCTGAGCGCCCACCTGGGGCCCGAGCTCGTCGTTCCCCGGCAGCTGGCGGTTCCGCCGCCGCCGGACAGCGCTCCCGGTGACGACGCCCCGGCCTGGCCGGCCATGCATGGCTTCAGGATGCGAGTCTGGCTCGCCGAGCCCGCCCGCCCCGGGGACCGGGGCAGGGTCGGAGGCGACCACCAACGCCTGGAGTGGGTGCGCCTCGACCCAACGGATCAGCTGCGCCGGCTGCCGTGGCTGGAGGCGGACCTGCCGATTATCGACGCGCTCGTAGGCGCCCTGGGACGCTGA
- a CDS encoding PP2C family protein-serine/threonine phosphatase encodes MTEHVRADADAIVIRGEGGIRASEVVVGAATDVGRLRTINEDGYLAIAPAFVVVDGMGGHAAGRMATQVALDSLYSLAGATVTDVDTVVRAVVVAQEAIMAIPSHAAYLPGATIAGVILAWVADEQGVTRPTWVIFNIGDARVYLLRDNMLSQVTRDHSRVQILIETGELTPEQARRDPRRNIVTRALGGGIADSGVPDLYTVPVAAGDRFLICSDGLSDELDDEAIATVLAAGCTAQRTAELLVAASLEGGGHDNTTAVVVDSLQVPTPPSGARAFHPGDASSQGAQ; translated from the coding sequence ATGACCGAGCACGTTCGTGCTGATGCCGATGCCATCGTGATCCGCGGTGAGGGCGGCATCAGGGCCTCGGAGGTCGTTGTCGGTGCGGCCACTGACGTGGGGCGCCTGCGGACGATCAACGAGGACGGCTACCTCGCCATCGCTCCGGCCTTCGTCGTCGTCGATGGCATGGGCGGGCACGCCGCCGGCCGTATGGCCACGCAGGTGGCCCTCGACTCCCTCTACTCGCTGGCCGGGGCCACCGTCACCGACGTCGACACGGTGGTTCGTGCGGTGGTGGTCGCGCAGGAGGCGATCATGGCGATCCCGTCCCACGCCGCCTACCTGCCCGGCGCCACGATCGCCGGCGTCATCCTGGCCTGGGTGGCCGACGAGCAGGGGGTGACGCGTCCGACCTGGGTCATCTTCAACATCGGGGACGCCCGGGTCTACCTGCTGCGCGACAACATGCTCTCCCAGGTGACCCGCGACCACTCCCGGGTCCAGATTCTTATCGAGACCGGTGAGCTCACCCCTGAGCAGGCGCGCCGTGACCCCCGCCGCAACATCGTCACCCGGGCGCTGGGCGGAGGTATCGCCGACTCCGGCGTCCCGGACCTCTACACCGTTCCGGTGGCCGCCGGGGACCGGTTCCTCATCTGCTCCGACGGGCTCAGTGATGAGCTCGACGACGAGGCCATCGCCACGGTGCTGGCGGCCGGTTGCACGGCGCAGCGCACGGCCGAGCTCCTCGTGGCCGCCTCCCTGGAGGGCGGCGGGCATGACAACACCACTGCCGTCGTCGTGGACTCCCTTCAGGTGCCGACTCCTCCGTCGGGGGCGCGCGCGTTCCACCCCGGTGACGCGAGCAGTCAGGGGGCGCAGTGA
- a CDS encoding TetR/AcrR family transcriptional regulator encodes MPKILGSSLAEHRERTRTALFGALSELMSQRSFDKITLSDVANHAGVGRTAVYNHFADKEDLLLAFMEHEAGRYAEELSRALAGTQDPIDRLRIYVRQQALIARHFHFPASGPLSEVVSRGTAGRLKAHGALVAQMLASILTDAMDQGLIPAQEPEQVIPLIHATVMGGRPTPTDPEQRRAYLESLDAFVLRAVGARQPAHAVPTIAQPRATEPLEGAQAPGSLRHSAVG; translated from the coding sequence ATGCCGAAGATTCTGGGTTCCTCGCTGGCCGAGCATCGGGAGCGCACGCGCACCGCCCTGTTCGGGGCACTGTCCGAGCTCATGAGCCAGCGCAGCTTCGACAAGATCACCCTGTCCGACGTGGCCAATCATGCGGGTGTGGGGCGCACGGCCGTCTACAACCACTTCGCGGACAAGGAGGACCTCCTCCTGGCCTTCATGGAGCATGAGGCCGGCCGCTACGCCGAGGAGCTCTCCCGGGCGCTGGCCGGCACTCAGGACCCGATCGACCGCCTGCGCATCTACGTGCGCCAGCAGGCCCTCATCGCCCGGCACTTCCACTTCCCCGCCTCGGGGCCGCTGTCCGAGGTGGTCTCGCGCGGGACCGCCGGTCGTCTCAAGGCCCACGGGGCGCTCGTGGCCCAGATGCTCGCCTCAATCCTCACCGACGCCATGGACCAGGGGCTCATCCCCGCCCAGGAGCCCGAGCAGGTCATCCCCCTCATCCACGCCACCGTCATGGGCGGGCGCCCGACCCCCACGGATCCGGAGCAGCGCCGGGCCTACCTGGAGAGCCTGGACGCCTTCGTGCTGCGGGCGGTGGGGGCCCGTCAGCCCGCACACGCGGTTCCGACCATTGCCCAGCCCCGCGCCACCGAGCCGCTGGAGGGTGCCCAGGCCCCCGGTTCGCTTCGTCACAGCGCGGTCGGCTGA
- a CDS encoding M50 family metallopeptidase, translating to MNLSWTDTWNDLLARASSVVGLDPGVLWPALAILLIVLAWAPARRWGRTLVTIVHEAGHAAVGIMVGRSFRGFVVSRDLSGHAVTAGKPTGPGRVATSWAGYPAPAVLGAVVVLLALKGWASAVLLLGLVLLAVLLVMSRSLRTVLVVLLVALLTGALWWWGGQWRDGVVAGIGLALLVGAWDSLRDVAVSRDPRQDHRTLAHLTRVPAGVWLATWFLVDVLATGVVVLALRDLL from the coding sequence GTGAACCTGAGCTGGACTGACACCTGGAACGACCTGCTGGCCCGCGCCTCGAGCGTCGTCGGCCTGGACCCCGGCGTGCTGTGGCCGGCGCTGGCGATCCTCCTCATCGTCCTGGCCTGGGCCCCGGCCCGTCGCTGGGGACGCACCCTGGTGACGATCGTCCACGAGGCCGGGCACGCCGCCGTCGGCATCATGGTGGGGCGGAGCTTCCGCGGATTCGTGGTGAGCCGGGACCTGTCCGGGCATGCCGTCACCGCCGGCAAGCCCACCGGCCCCGGCCGCGTGGCCACCTCCTGGGCCGGCTACCCCGCCCCGGCCGTCCTGGGCGCCGTCGTCGTGCTCCTGGCCCTCAAGGGCTGGGCGAGCGCGGTCCTCCTGCTCGGACTGGTCCTCCTGGCGGTTCTGCTGGTCATGTCCCGTTCCCTGCGCACGGTCCTGGTGGTCCTGCTCGTGGCCCTCCTGACCGGGGCCCTGTGGTGGTGGGGCGGACAGTGGCGCGACGGCGTCGTCGCCGGGATCGGCCTGGCCCTGCTGGTGGGGGCCTGGGACTCCCTGCGCGACGTCGCCGTCTCACGCGACCCGCGCCAGGACCATCGCACCTTGGCCCACCTGACCCGGGTACCCGCCGGCGTGTGGCTGGCCACCTGGTTCCTCGTGGACGTTCTGGCCACCGGCGTGGTCGTGCTGGCCCTGCGCGATCTCCTATGA
- a CDS encoding DUF58 domain-containing protein, giving the protein MSTEVHGAPGAPESDSGEGRRGSRIERLRAALSLPTLRRATGLLDGRHKSVFVGRGQDFDDMSFYRPGDDISDIDWKSSARLGQPVIKRYQRESMMPMVLAVDTGRTMAAMTPSGEDKRDLALGVAEVFAYLARMRGDSVALVAGDAGRMTSRPARSGAKHVETLLALLARTFEDLDAPVEGAPGVYELAPGAPPSSLPRLMERVSTWHRRRSLVILITDTAHPGPDAATWLRRLSIQHEMIVVQIEDDDPLRPDGGRGRDIDLPFEIPAFLRADSYLAAQAAVVREQWRTSVEQVLDARHLEYGVVSSEETLIDSIAELLQRERAAVARGRR; this is encoded by the coding sequence ATGAGCACGGAGGTACATGGCGCTCCCGGGGCGCCCGAGTCCGATTCCGGCGAGGGCCGGCGCGGTTCGCGGATCGAGCGTCTGCGCGCGGCTCTGAGCCTGCCGACCCTGCGCCGCGCCACGGGGCTGCTCGACGGGCGCCACAAGTCGGTGTTCGTCGGGCGCGGGCAGGACTTCGACGACATGTCCTTCTACCGGCCCGGCGACGACATCTCCGACATCGACTGGAAGTCCTCGGCCCGTCTGGGGCAGCCGGTCATCAAGCGCTACCAGCGCGAGTCCATGATGCCCATGGTGCTGGCCGTGGACACCGGCCGGACCATGGCGGCGATGACCCCCTCGGGTGAGGACAAGCGCGACCTGGCCCTGGGAGTGGCGGAGGTCTTCGCCTACCTGGCCCGGATGCGGGGGGACTCGGTGGCGCTCGTGGCCGGTGACGCAGGCCGGATGACTTCGCGCCCGGCCCGTTCCGGGGCCAAGCACGTGGAGACCCTGCTGGCGCTGCTGGCCCGCACCTTCGAGGACCTCGATGCTCCCGTCGAGGGGGCGCCCGGCGTCTACGAGCTGGCCCCCGGGGCTCCTCCCTCCAGCCTGCCGCGCCTCATGGAGCGGGTGAGCACCTGGCACCGCCGACGCAGCCTGGTCATCCTCATCACCGACACCGCCCACCCCGGCCCCGATGCCGCGACCTGGCTGCGGCGCCTGTCGATCCAGCACGAGATGATCGTCGTCCAGATCGAGGACGATGACCCACTGCGCCCGGACGGCGGCCGCGGGCGGGACATTGACCTGCCCTTCGAGATCCCCGCCTTCCTGCGCGCGGACTCCTACCTGGCCGCTCAGGCGGCCGTGGTGCGCGAGCAGTGGCGCACCAGCGTCGAGCAGGTGCTCGACGCCCGGCACCTGGAGTACGGCGTCGTCTCCTCCGAGGAGACGCTCATCGACTCCATCGCCGAGCTCCTCCAGCGTGAGCGCGCCGCCGTGGCCAGAGGGAGGCGGTGA
- a CDS encoding LmeA family phospholipid-binding protein, with amino-acid sequence MTRAVRSHRGDADSPPAKADVAGKEFPNRALLDEVLANDPEEGDFLEDRLVEDSSQGKLSDGNRPRPARRRHARRWLAVLVVLVVILSAGAVGAEYLVRGQVDAAVRSALPGLNPDARIATKGILLRQVIGGSLDSLSVDSSSLTITSKSQGNASVTLSDVDVDLSHISLHKPYQTDTVAASGTISWQQVGELAAVSHPKLKGVTLQAKRTGTSAQDPGSIQASVSLLGLSGEAEITPSLGSDGSLILTITSTRMGGNDLGVDVATGQDSMLSYIGLDSPQITVPAKSLPPGLRPTSVIVTSDGLRLSLAGSRVNLGQL; translated from the coding sequence GTGACGCGAGCAGTGAGGAGTCACCGGGGCGACGCGGACTCGCCTCCAGCGAAGGCGGATGTCGCGGGCAAGGAGTTCCCCAACCGGGCGCTCCTCGACGAGGTCCTGGCGAACGATCCCGAGGAGGGCGACTTTCTCGAGGACCGGCTCGTCGAGGACTCCTCGCAGGGGAAGCTCTCAGACGGCAACCGTCCCCGTCCCGCCAGACGGCGTCACGCGCGACGGTGGCTGGCGGTCCTGGTGGTGCTCGTCGTCATCCTGAGCGCCGGGGCCGTCGGGGCGGAGTACCTCGTGCGCGGGCAGGTCGACGCCGCCGTCCGCTCCGCCCTGCCGGGGCTCAACCCGGACGCCCGCATCGCCACCAAGGGAATCCTCCTGCGTCAGGTTATCGGCGGCTCACTGGACAGCCTGAGCGTGGACTCCTCGAGCCTGACGATCACCTCCAAGAGCCAGGGAAACGCCTCGGTCACGCTCAGCGACGTCGACGTCGACCTCAGCCACATCAGCCTGCACAAGCCCTATCAGACCGACACGGTGGCGGCGTCGGGCACTATCAGCTGGCAGCAGGTGGGCGAGCTCGCCGCGGTATCGCACCCCAAGCTCAAGGGCGTCACCCTCCAGGCCAAGCGCACTGGGACCAGCGCGCAGGATCCGGGATCCATCCAGGCCTCGGTGTCCCTGCTCGGTCTGAGCGGTGAGGCGGAGATCACCCCGTCGCTGGGCTCCGACGGCAGCCTGATCCTGACCATCACCTCCACCCGGATGGGTGGGAACGATCTGGGCGTCGACGTCGCCACGGGCCAGGACAGCATGCTCAGCTATATCGGGCTGGACTCTCCGCAGATCACGGTCCCGGCGAAGTCCCTGCCGCCGGGGCTGCGCCCGACCAGCGTCATTGTCACCAGTGATGGGCTCCGGCTGAGCCTGGCCGGGAGCCGGGTGAACCTCGGCCAGCTCTGA